In Salmonella enterica subsp. enterica serovar Typhimurium str. LT2, a single window of DNA contains:
- the yaaI gene encoding putative periplasmic protein (similar to E. coli orf, hypothetical protein (AAC73124.1); Blastp hit to AAC73124.1 (134 aa), 81% identity in aa 1 - 134): MRSVLTISVGLLFGLALSSVAHANDHKILGVIAMPRNETNDLTLKIPVCRIVKRIQLTADHGDIELSGASVYFKTARSASQSLNVPSSIKEGQTTGWININSDNDNKRCVSKITFSGHTVNSSDMARLKVIGDD; the protein is encoded by the coding sequence ATGCGATCTGTGTTAACGATTTCCGTCGGCCTGCTTTTCGGCCTGGCGTTAAGTAGCGTCGCGCACGCGAACGACCATAAAATACTGGGTGTTATTGCCATGCCCAGAAATGAAACGAACGATCTCACGCTGAAAATTCCCGTCTGCCGCATCGTGAAGCGCATTCAACTCACGGCGGATCACGGCGACATCGAACTTAGCGGCGCATCCGTCTATTTTAAAACTGCGCGTAGCGCCAGCCAAAGCCTGAACGTCCCTTCCTCAATCAAAGAGGGCCAGACAACAGGCTGGATCAATATTAATAGCGATAACGACAACAAACGCTGCGTATCAAAGATTACCTTCTCAGGCCATACGGTAAATTCTTCCGATATGGCGAGACTTAAAGTCATTGGCGACGATTAA